The Ferroacidibacillus organovorans genome contains a region encoding:
- a CDS encoding Crp/Fnr family transcriptional regulator: MERTGLCVLKEIELFRGLTDDELNKIVHLAKERRCHRGEILFMEGDDREAVFFLQRGLVKVFKVDDEGKEHIVNVLGAGQMFPHVGFFRDDPYPGTAQSLSESSLLFIKRTHFDALLMEHPEITRKVMRVMGEQILILQTKLQELATTDTRQRVYAFIRHICDEHGQPGEKGVHVKLHMTHEEIAHMIGMTRESVNRLWNELRRDGTIMGNREEWIFDLDRLRRV, encoded by the coding sequence ATGGAGAGAACAGGGCTTTGTGTCTTAAAGGAGATCGAGCTTTTTCGCGGATTGACAGATGACGAATTAAACAAGATTGTGCATCTTGCCAAAGAGCGACGCTGTCATCGCGGTGAGATCCTATTTATGGAAGGGGATGATCGTGAAGCAGTATTCTTTCTTCAACGCGGACTTGTCAAAGTATTCAAAGTGGATGATGAAGGAAAAGAACACATTGTCAATGTCCTGGGTGCCGGACAAATGTTTCCGCATGTCGGGTTCTTTCGCGATGATCCTTATCCTGGCACTGCACAGAGTCTTTCCGAGAGTAGCCTCCTTTTTATCAAGCGGACGCATTTTGATGCACTCCTTATGGAGCATCCTGAAATTACGCGAAAAGTGATGCGGGTCATGGGTGAACAGATCCTCATACTCCAAACGAAACTTCAGGAGTTGGCTACGACAGATACCCGGCAACGCGTTTATGCGTTTATTCGCCACATTTGTGACGAGCACGGTCAACCGGGTGAAAAAGGCGTTCATGTTAAACTTCACATGACACACGAAGAGATCGCGCACATGATTGGGATGACGCGCGAATCTGTGAATCGCTTGTGGAATGAGCTGCGACGGGATGGGACGATTATGGGAAATCGCGAGGAGTGGATCTTTGATCTGGATCGTTTGCGACGGGTCTGA
- a CDS encoding tyrosine-protein phosphatase, with amino-acid sequence MDVDCHAHIIYGVDDGAASLEEALAMARLAVAEGTTRMFATPHGFTDSYHVEPHVTKEKTMKLNEALKREGVPLEIVPAMEIHHSVQKQDHVMEDLARLRSGQAIGYGATAKPRAILLEFSFYEWPADAASTLRALRDEGIQVVLAHPERYIPLRTSPELLDEALAEGVYTQLTTGSILGKFGVHAEQLSKRWLSEGKAHIIASDAHSVAIRPPGLREAFARVREEWNLKEQADRCARNAQAIWELVRA; translated from the coding sequence ATGGATGTCGATTGCCACGCACATATCATTTATGGCGTCGATGACGGCGCAGCGTCGTTAGAAGAGGCACTCGCGATGGCGCGACTCGCTGTGGCAGAGGGGACAACGCGAATGTTCGCAACGCCACACGGTTTTACGGACTCTTATCATGTTGAGCCACACGTCACAAAAGAGAAAACGATGAAACTCAATGAAGCTCTTAAACGCGAAGGCGTACCGCTTGAGATTGTTCCTGCGATGGAGATTCATCACTCCGTTCAAAAACAGGATCACGTGATGGAAGATCTCGCGCGACTTCGCAGCGGACAAGCGATTGGATACGGCGCTACGGCAAAACCGCGGGCCATTCTTCTTGAATTTTCTTTTTATGAATGGCCTGCCGATGCGGCCTCGACGTTGCGTGCGCTGCGCGATGAGGGGATCCAGGTTGTCCTTGCGCACCCTGAACGTTACATACCGCTTCGCACTTCGCCTGAGTTGCTTGATGAAGCATTGGCTGAAGGCGTTTATACTCAGTTGACAACGGGTTCGATTTTGGGGAAATTTGGCGTGCACGCGGAGCAACTCTCCAAAAGGTGGCTCAGCGAAGGCAAGGCGCACATTATTGCGAGTGACGCGCACAGTGTGGCAATTCGCCCTCCAGGATTGCGCGAGGCGTTTGCCCGCGTTCGCGAGGAGTGGAACCTTAAAGAGCAGGCAGATCGCTGCGCAAGAAACGCGCAAGCGATCTGGGAACTTGTGAGAGCGTGA
- a CDS encoding peptide ABC transporter substrate-binding protein codes for MTKTHVRITLAATLASSVLLGGNLLTTVAAHAATPSSQGAIIDGLFEEPANLNPILGPDQTFSDIVETSMFSNLFTVTPNNQLVPNLATVVPTIANGGISKNGLTYTFHLKPNAKWSNGQPVTSKDVWITYKIITNPLVNAVSTLGWTDVASFHTVNPKTFVIHLKKPDPSFIDNVFSGNLPGILPYSVFGKMSPKNVNTATFNHAPTVSDGPFKFVSWVPGASITVTANPYWYGPKPKSKEIIFKIIPSQDTLLTNAQAHALNVWYFDPIEAVPQIQAIPGATLHFANQPSFEMAVVNLKNPILDNVKVRQALEMAINRQAIVQDIWKGHAKLLAADQPAMAWSYNPNLKPYPYNPTEAKTLLAQAGWKMGSNGYLQKNGKTFRLVYSTTAGNAYREATERLLQFWLKQVGIQLVIRNYPANEFFGTVLPSGKGWDLGEFEYGDSTDPTFGPYQLFTSMGAQNFGQYNNPQVDKLFAQQSVLTSLAQRKAIMNKVEAIFHQQLPALWFYAPQQIDTTIGMTGYVPNPWGVDTWNCYDWALTK; via the coding sequence ATGACAAAGACACACGTGCGCATCACCTTAGCCGCAACACTCGCATCCTCAGTCCTTTTGGGCGGAAATTTATTGACAACCGTCGCCGCGCACGCAGCGACACCATCCAGCCAAGGTGCGATCATCGACGGACTTTTTGAAGAGCCAGCCAACCTCAATCCGATTCTTGGGCCCGATCAAACCTTCTCAGACATCGTCGAGACAAGCATGTTTAGCAATCTATTTACTGTAACGCCAAATAATCAACTCGTCCCCAATCTCGCGACCGTCGTGCCAACCATCGCAAACGGGGGCATCTCCAAAAATGGTCTCACGTACACCTTTCATCTAAAACCAAACGCCAAGTGGTCCAACGGACAGCCTGTCACATCAAAAGATGTGTGGATCACCTACAAAATCATTACGAACCCGCTCGTCAACGCCGTCTCCACACTTGGATGGACTGACGTGGCGAGCTTTCACACCGTCAATCCCAAAACGTTTGTCATTCACCTGAAAAAACCGGACCCGTCATTTATCGATAACGTGTTTTCAGGAAATCTACCAGGCATTCTCCCCTACAGCGTCTTTGGGAAAATGTCGCCAAAAAATGTTAACACGGCAACGTTCAATCACGCGCCGACCGTGTCGGATGGACCCTTTAAATTCGTCTCATGGGTTCCCGGAGCATCTATCACCGTCACAGCTAACCCCTATTGGTACGGACCAAAACCAAAATCAAAAGAGATCATCTTCAAAATCATCCCAAGCCAGGATACACTCTTGACGAATGCGCAAGCGCACGCGCTCAACGTTTGGTATTTTGACCCGATCGAAGCCGTTCCGCAAATTCAGGCAATTCCAGGTGCAACCTTGCACTTTGCAAATCAGCCTTCTTTTGAAATGGCTGTCGTCAACTTGAAAAATCCGATCCTGGACAACGTTAAAGTCCGTCAAGCGCTGGAAATGGCGATCAACCGCCAAGCGATCGTTCAGGATATCTGGAAGGGTCACGCAAAACTCCTCGCGGCAGACCAACCCGCGATGGCCTGGTCATACAATCCAAACCTCAAGCCCTATCCCTATAACCCCACTGAGGCAAAAACACTTCTTGCCCAAGCGGGATGGAAAATGGGCTCGAATGGGTATCTCCAGAAAAACGGAAAGACCTTCCGTCTCGTCTACTCAACGACTGCTGGAAACGCCTATCGCGAGGCGACAGAACGGCTTTTACAGTTTTGGTTGAAACAAGTAGGCATTCAACTGGTCATTCGCAATTACCCTGCCAACGAATTTTTCGGTACCGTCCTTCCTTCCGGAAAGGGCTGGGATCTCGGAGAGTTTGAATACGGGGACAGCACAGATCCCACCTTTGGTCCATACCAGCTCTTCACTTCGATGGGCGCACAGAACTTTGGACAATACAACAATCCTCAGGTCGATAAACTGTTCGCGCAACAGTCCGTATTGACGTCTCTCGCACAGCGCAAGGCGATCATGAATAAAGTGGAGGCCATCTTCCATCAGCAATTGCCCGCCCTTTGGTTCTATGCACCGCAACAGATTGACACGACCATCGGGATGACCGGATACGTCCCTAATCCTTGGGGAGTCGATACGTGGAATTGCTATGACTGGGCATTGACCAAATAA
- a CDS encoding FAD-dependent oxidoreductase: protein MAEIILYSSTGCEYCKKIKADLTSWGLHYEERNVTENEAYFDDLHRQGIYSVPVTFLGSEPVIGYRPNAMKKKLAELGIEAKTRVDVSDELAERDAEEVFSALEPALYDTLYDLVIIGGGPAGSSAAVYASRGRLKTLVIDKAPTAGALALTHKIANYPGVLGEVTGLELLTLMRRQARQFGAQFVRSHITGLVAGTDTHQVHLPDGVIQAKSLFVAVGSRGRISKVKGEERFEGRGVSYCATCDAAFFEGKTVAVFGDNGEAAEDIRTLSRFAKKVHVFLPGKQFGADVEPDEIETLEHVDIHPNHQLREVLGEDRFEGVVVKGPDGEASVNVDGVFIYLSGNRPGTDFLTGIVDLDEDGYVVVDEYLRTSQPGIFAGGDARRTPVKQAVVAAADGAIAAMSADQYVHRRKRIVAQYS, encoded by the coding sequence ATGGCAGAGATTATTCTCTACTCAAGTACGGGATGCGAGTATTGCAAGAAGATTAAAGCAGACTTGACCTCGTGGGGTCTTCACTATGAAGAGCGCAATGTCACAGAAAATGAGGCGTACTTTGACGACCTCCACCGTCAGGGCATCTACTCGGTGCCTGTTACATTTCTCGGCAGTGAACCCGTCATAGGCTATCGCCCGAACGCGATGAAAAAGAAGCTTGCCGAACTCGGTATTGAAGCAAAGACGCGCGTTGATGTGAGCGATGAGTTGGCAGAACGTGACGCGGAAGAGGTTTTCTCGGCACTTGAACCGGCACTGTATGACACCTTGTACGATCTTGTGATCATTGGCGGCGGTCCGGCTGGCTCTTCTGCCGCAGTCTACGCGTCGCGCGGGCGGTTAAAAACGCTGGTGATTGATAAAGCGCCGACGGCAGGCGCGCTTGCGCTGACCCACAAGATTGCAAACTATCCGGGCGTGCTCGGTGAAGTCACGGGACTGGAATTGCTCACGCTCATGCGCAGACAGGCCAGGCAGTTTGGGGCGCAGTTTGTGCGTTCGCACATCACGGGTCTGGTGGCGGGAACAGATACGCATCAGGTTCACCTGCCGGATGGCGTCATCCAAGCAAAATCGCTTTTTGTTGCCGTCGGCTCGCGCGGTCGCATTTCAAAGGTTAAAGGTGAAGAACGCTTTGAAGGACGCGGTGTCAGTTATTGCGCAACGTGCGACGCTGCTTTTTTTGAGGGTAAAACGGTTGCGGTGTTCGGTGACAACGGCGAAGCCGCAGAGGATATTCGCACACTTTCTCGCTTTGCAAAGAAAGTGCACGTTTTTTTGCCAGGAAAACAATTCGGCGCCGACGTGGAACCGGACGAGATCGAGACTCTTGAACATGTTGACATTCATCCCAATCACCAACTTCGAGAAGTGCTTGGTGAGGATCGCTTTGAAGGGGTCGTTGTGAAAGGCCCAGACGGTGAGGCGTCGGTGAATGTGGACGGTGTCTTTATCTATCTCTCAGGCAATCGACCCGGCACTGACTTTCTGACAGGCATTGTCGATCTTGATGAGGATGGCTATGTGGTAGTTGATGAATATTTGCGCACATCACAACCAGGAATTTTTGCCGGCGGTGACGCGCGGCGCACACCTGTAAAACAGGCGGTTGTGGCGGCGGCAGACGGAGCGATCGCCGCGATGTCTGCGGATCAATACGTACATCGTCGCAAGCGGATCGTTGCGCAGTACAGCTGA
- a CDS encoding ring-cleaving dioxygenase, with translation MDLKGIHHLTAVTANVRENYSFYTSVLGLRLVKRSVNQDDVSAYHLFYSGDNVGSPGNDLTFFDWDVPREQRGTHSIIRTGLRVKNAQAVYWWHEWLTEKQVKHDPPQEIDGRETILFEDFEGQRLAIIADSATSDPHQAWEKSVVPPSMQIRGQGPITLSVPDLHNTDVVLINVLNMRQVRSYSLPDRQTDQVYVYEMGDGGACAELHVAVQPDLRPARSGAGSVHHVAFRTPTFEEYHQWAERLRQFRIPNSGEVDRFWFRSLYFREPNGILFEIATDEPGFTVDEPMETLGESVVLPPFLEPHRANIVANLKPLT, from the coding sequence TTGGATCTAAAGGGTATTCATCATCTTACCGCAGTCACAGCGAATGTTCGCGAAAATTACTCGTTTTATACGTCAGTCCTTGGTTTGCGACTGGTAAAGCGCAGTGTGAACCAAGACGACGTCAGCGCATATCACCTTTTTTACAGTGGGGACAACGTTGGTTCCCCCGGTAACGATTTGACATTTTTTGATTGGGATGTGCCGCGCGAACAGCGGGGTACGCACAGCATCATTCGCACTGGATTACGCGTAAAAAATGCTCAGGCCGTATACTGGTGGCATGAGTGGCTCACAGAAAAGCAGGTTAAACACGATCCACCTCAGGAAATTGACGGACGCGAAACGATCCTCTTTGAAGACTTTGAGGGGCAGCGCCTCGCGATCATTGCTGACAGTGCGACAAGTGATCCCCACCAGGCCTGGGAAAAAAGTGTGGTGCCACCTTCCATGCAAATTCGCGGACAGGGTCCCATCACGTTGAGCGTACCCGATCTGCACAACACGGATGTCGTACTCATCAATGTGCTCAACATGCGCCAAGTTCGCAGCTACTCCCTGCCAGATCGCCAAACGGATCAAGTGTATGTCTATGAGATGGGCGACGGTGGCGCGTGCGCAGAACTCCATGTCGCGGTTCAACCCGACCTAAGGCCAGCGCGATCAGGCGCAGGCAGCGTCCATCATGTCGCCTTTCGGACACCGACCTTCGAAGAATACCACCAGTGGGCAGAGCGATTGAGACAGTTTCGCATTCCAAACAGCGGCGAAGTCGATCGTTTTTGGTTCCGCAGCCTGTACTTTCGCGAACCTAACGGCATTCTCTTTGAAATCGCCACAGACGAACCCGGTTTTACCGTTGATGAACCCATGGAGACACTCGGCGAATCGGTCGTGCTCCCACCCTTTCTTGAACCGCATCGCGCAAACATCGTGGCCAATCTCAAACCCCTCACCTAG